One window of Pseudomonas urmiensis genomic DNA carries:
- a CDS encoding 16S rRNA (uracil(1498)-N(3))-methyltransferase, translating into MNLLLLEEADFIAADRVVLADRRFTHMQEIHRVAVGDSLRVGRINGLMGQATVVRLEGHEAELQVAFDQQPPAKLPLTLVLAVPRPKMLRRLFQTVATLGVPRLILVNSYKVEKSFWQTPFLNPETIRDNLILGLEQARDTVLPQVIIEKRFKPFVEDRLPAIAAGTLGLVGHPGPYPACPRAVNEPVTLAIGPEGGWIPYEVELLGKAGLAPVQLGERILRVETAVTALLSRIF; encoded by the coding sequence ATGAACCTGTTGTTGCTCGAAGAGGCCGACTTCATCGCGGCCGACCGCGTCGTGCTGGCTGATCGTCGCTTCACCCACATGCAGGAAATCCACCGCGTTGCAGTGGGTGACAGCCTGCGCGTGGGGCGTATCAACGGGCTGATGGGCCAGGCCACAGTGGTACGCCTGGAGGGCCATGAGGCCGAATTGCAGGTCGCCTTCGACCAGCAACCCCCAGCCAAACTGCCACTGACCCTGGTACTGGCGGTACCGCGCCCGAAAATGCTCCGGCGCTTGTTCCAGACCGTCGCCACCCTGGGCGTGCCCCGGCTGATCCTGGTCAACAGCTACAAAGTCGAGAAGAGCTTCTGGCAGACGCCGTTTCTCAACCCCGAGACGATCCGTGACAACCTGATCCTCGGCCTTGAGCAGGCTCGCGACACGGTACTGCCGCAAGTGATCATCGAGAAACGCTTCAAGCCGTTCGTCGAAGACCGCCTGCCCGCCATCGCCGCAGGCACCCTCGGCCTGGTCGGTCACCCCGGCCCCTACCCTGCCTGCCCCCGCGCCGTGAACGAGCCGGTAACCTTGGCGATTGGCCCCGAAGGTGGCTGGATCCCCTACGAAGTCGAGCTATTGGGCAAGGCTGGCCTGGCACCGGTGCAACTGGGCGAACGCATCCTGCGCGTAGAGACTGCCGTCACGGCGTTGCTGTCACGAATTTTCTGA
- a CDS encoding twin-arginine translocase TatA/TatE family subunit codes for MGIFDWKHWIVLLVVVVLVFGTKKLKNFGGDLGESIKGFRKAMSDEENKPAEQTPPPVQPVPPTQQPHNTAPLNQTHTTIEGQAQPVQEPQRKD; via the coding sequence ATGGGTATTTTTGACTGGAAACACTGGATCGTCCTGCTGGTCGTCGTGGTCCTGGTGTTCGGCACCAAGAAGCTGAAAAACTTCGGCGGTGACCTGGGCGAGTCGATCAAGGGCTTTCGCAAAGCCATGAGCGACGAAGAGAACAAGCCCGCCGAGCAGACCCCACCACCGGTGCAGCCCGTGCCACCCACCCAGCAGCCGCACAACACCGCGCCGCTGAACCAGACGCACACCACCATCGAAGGCCAGGCCCAGCCGGTCCAAGAGCCACAGCGGAAAGACTGA
- a CDS encoding methyl-accepting chemotaxis protein — protein sequence MQRMTLSLRELIGGIGDGVTQIASAAEELSAVTEQTSAGVNNQKVETDQVATAMNEMAATVHEVARNAEQASEAALVADQQAREGDRVVGEAIAQIERLAGEVVNSSEAMNQLKAESDKIGSVLDVIKAVAQQTNLLALNAAIEAARAGEAGRGFAVVADEVRSLAQRTQQSTEEIEELIASLQTGTQRVASVMDASRGLTDSSVELTRRAGGSLETITRTVSSIQAMNQQIATAAEQQSAVAEEINRSVMNVRDISDQTSAASEETASSSVELARLGTHLQGLVGKFRL from the coding sequence ATGCAGCGCATGACCCTGAGCCTGCGCGAGCTGATCGGCGGCATCGGCGACGGCGTCACCCAGATCGCCAGTGCTGCCGAGGAGCTTTCGGCGGTGACCGAACAGACCAGCGCGGGCGTCAACAACCAGAAGGTCGAGACTGACCAGGTCGCCACCGCGATGAACGAAATGGCGGCCACCGTGCATGAGGTCGCGCGCAATGCCGAACAGGCCTCGGAAGCGGCGCTGGTAGCCGACCAGCAGGCCCGTGAAGGCGACCGCGTGGTTGGCGAAGCCATCGCCCAGATCGAGCGCCTGGCCGGCGAGGTGGTCAACTCCAGCGAGGCGATGAACCAGCTCAAGGCCGAAAGCGACAAGATCGGCAGCGTGCTGGATGTGATCAAGGCAGTGGCCCAGCAGACCAACCTGTTGGCGCTCAACGCCGCCATTGAGGCTGCCCGCGCAGGCGAGGCCGGGCGCGGCTTTGCCGTGGTCGCCGACGAAGTGCGCAGCCTGGCCCAGCGCACCCAGCAATCGACCGAAGAGATCGAGGAACTGATCGCCAGCTTGCAGACCGGCACGCAACGCGTGGCCAGTGTCATGGACGCCAGCCGCGGTTTGACCGACAGCAGCGTCGAACTGACCCGCCGTGCGGGTGGTTCTCTTGAAACCATTACCCGCACGGTGTCCTCGATCCAGGCGATGAACCAGCAGATTGCTACCGCCGCAGAACAGCAGAGCGCGGTGGCCGAAGAAATCAACCGCAGCGTGATGAACGTGCGGGATATTTCTGACCAGACCTCAGCGGCTAGCGAGGAGACCGCCAGCTCCAGCGTTGAACTGGCCAGACTGGGTACCCACTTGCAGGGGCTGGTCGGTAAGTTCCGGCTCTGA
- a CDS encoding phosphoribosyl-ATP diphosphatase — MSDTLTRLAEVLEARKGAAPDSSYVASLYHKGLNKILEKVGEESVETIIAAKDAEHSGDYSDVIYETADLWFHSLVMLSALGQHPQAVLDELDRRFGLSGHDEKAARQS; from the coding sequence ATGAGCGATACCCTGACTCGTCTGGCCGAAGTGCTGGAGGCCCGCAAAGGCGCGGCCCCGGACAGCTCGTATGTGGCCAGCCTGTACCACAAGGGCCTGAACAAGATCCTTGAGAAAGTCGGCGAAGAATCGGTAGAAACCATCATCGCGGCCAAAGACGCCGAACACAGCGGTGATTACAGCGATGTCATCTACGAGACCGCAGACTTGTGGTTCCATAGCCTGGTGATGCTCAGCGCGCTGGGCCAACACCCACAAGCGGTGCTGGACGAACTGGACCGCCGCTTCGGCCTGTCCGGCCACGACGAAAAAGCCGCCCGGCAAAGCTGA
- the tatC gene encoding twin-arginine translocase subunit TatC: MSDRPEHDQPMPLVSHLTELRTRLLRCVVVVFLIFAGLFSFAQQIYTLVSAPLRDHLPANATMIATDVASPFLTPFKLTMIVALFLAIPFILQQIWGFIAPGLYRHEKRIAIPLLISSILLFYAGMAFAYFLVFPLIFGFFASATPEGVSMMTDIASYLDFVMTLFFAFGVAFEIPVAVVLLVWIGVVDVKYLKKIRPYVIIGCFVVGMILTPPDIFSQTLLAVPMWLLFEIGVLCGGLIRKRDHVDEAGADDHNDQPPATQP, from the coding sequence ATGAGCGATAGACCGGAACACGATCAGCCAATGCCGCTGGTCTCGCACCTGACCGAATTGCGCACGCGCCTGCTGCGCTGCGTTGTCGTTGTCTTCCTGATCTTCGCCGGGCTGTTCTCGTTCGCCCAACAGATCTATACCCTGGTCTCGGCGCCGCTGCGCGATCACTTGCCGGCCAATGCGACGATGATCGCCACCGACGTGGCCTCGCCGTTCCTCACGCCGTTCAAGCTGACCATGATCGTCGCGCTGTTCCTGGCGATTCCGTTCATTCTCCAGCAGATCTGGGGCTTCATCGCACCGGGCCTGTATCGCCACGAGAAGCGCATCGCCATTCCGTTGCTGATTTCCAGCATCCTGCTGTTCTACGCCGGGATGGCCTTCGCCTACTTCCTGGTGTTCCCGCTGATCTTCGGCTTCTTCGCCAGCGCCACGCCGGAAGGGGTGTCGATGATGACCGACATCGCCAGTTACCTCGATTTCGTCATGACCCTGTTCTTCGCCTTCGGCGTCGCCTTCGAAATCCCGGTGGCGGTGGTGCTGCTGGTGTGGATCGGCGTAGTCGACGTCAAGTACCTGAAGAAGATCCGTCCCTACGTGATCATCGGCTGCTTCGTGGTCGGCATGATCCTGACCCCGCCAGACATCTTCTCGCAGACCCTGCTCGCCGTGCCGATGTGGCTGTTGTTCGAGATCGGCGTGCTGTGCGGCGGCCTGATCCGCAAGCGCGACCATGTCGACGAGGCTGGCGCAGACGACCACAACGACCAGCCGCCAGCGACCCAGCCATGA
- the ubiB gene encoding ubiquinone biosynthesis regulatory protein kinase UbiB: MKLLAVRRLLRIQRVVIRYRLDDLLFDLPLPWWLRSLRLLMPWRWLPRKASELSRGARLRLALQDLGPIFIKFGQLLSTRRDLLPIDIADELMLLQDRVPPFDPKQAVALIEEQLGAKVGEVFSRFDVEPLASASVAQVHAARLKTGEEVVVKVVRPGLKPVIAQDLAWLFLIAKGAERVSADARLLHPVEVVGDYEKTIYDELDLLREAANASQLRRNFEGSELMYVPQVYWDLCRPKVLVMERIYGVPVTDMVTLADQRTDMKLLAERGVEVFFTQVFRDSFFHADMHPGNIFVSTVKPWSPQYIAIDCGIVGSLTAEDQDYLARNLIAFFKRDYRRVAQLHIDSGWVPAHTKVNEFEAAIRTVCEPIFEKPLKDISFGQVLMRLFQTARRFNMEVQPQLVLLQKTLLNIEGLGRQLYPDLDLWSTAKPYLERWMRDRMSPKAVFGNLYSQAEQLPHLADMTRDLLERLSQPHLHDPQLPERRRQTDNWALRLLGAGLLGGGATLAAGAVSLSAPAAWPAWLMLAAGLYLIVRR, from the coding sequence ATGAAGCTGCTCGCCGTCCGCCGTCTGTTGCGCATCCAGCGCGTCGTGATCCGCTACCGCCTCGATGACCTGCTGTTCGACCTGCCCCTGCCTTGGTGGCTGCGCAGCCTGCGCCTGCTCATGCCCTGGCGCTGGCTGCCGCGCAAGGCCTCCGAGCTCAGCCGCGGCGCACGCCTGCGCCTGGCCCTGCAGGATCTGGGGCCGATCTTCATCAAGTTCGGCCAACTGCTGTCGACCCGCCGCGACCTGCTGCCGATCGACATCGCCGATGAGTTGATGCTGCTGCAGGACCGCGTCCCGCCGTTCGACCCCAAGCAAGCTGTCGCGCTGATCGAAGAACAGCTCGGGGCCAAGGTCGGTGAAGTGTTCAGCCGCTTCGACGTCGAGCCGCTGGCCTCGGCATCCGTGGCCCAAGTGCATGCGGCGCGCCTGAAAACCGGTGAAGAGGTGGTGGTCAAAGTGGTACGCCCGGGGTTGAAGCCGGTGATCGCCCAAGACCTCGCCTGGCTGTTCCTGATCGCCAAGGGCGCCGAGCGGGTTTCTGCCGATGCCCGCCTGCTGCACCCGGTGGAAGTGGTCGGCGACTACGAAAAAACCATCTACGACGAGCTCGACCTGCTGCGTGAGGCGGCCAACGCCAGCCAACTGCGACGCAACTTCGAAGGTTCGGAGCTGATGTACGTGCCGCAAGTGTATTGGGACCTGTGCCGGCCAAAAGTGCTGGTGATGGAGCGCATCTATGGCGTGCCGGTCACCGACATGGTGACCCTGGCCGACCAGCGCACCGACATGAAACTACTGGCCGAGCGCGGCGTGGAGGTGTTCTTCACCCAGGTGTTCCGCGACAGCTTCTTCCATGCCGACATGCACCCAGGCAACATCTTCGTCAGCACCGTCAAGCCGTGGAGCCCGCAGTACATCGCCATCGACTGCGGCATCGTCGGCAGCCTCACCGCCGAAGACCAGGACTACCTCGCACGCAACCTGATCGCTTTCTTCAAACGCGACTACCGCCGCGTAGCGCAGCTGCACATCGACTCCGGCTGGGTGCCAGCGCATACCAAGGTCAACGAATTCGAAGCGGCGATTCGCACCGTGTGCGAGCCGATCTTCGAAAAACCGCTCAAGGACATCTCCTTCGGCCAGGTGCTGATGCGCCTGTTCCAGACCGCCCGGCGCTTCAACATGGAAGTCCAGCCGCAGCTGGTACTGCTGCAAAAGACCTTGCTCAACATCGAAGGCCTGGGCCGCCAGCTGTACCCCGACCTGGACCTATGGAGCACGGCCAAGCCGTATCTGGAGCGCTGGATGCGTGACCGCATGAGCCCCAAGGCGGTGTTCGGCAACCTGTACAGCCAGGCCGAGCAGCTGCCGCACCTGGCCGACATGACCCGCGACCTGCTCGAACGCCTGTCGCAGCCGCACCTGCACGACCCGCAACTACCTGAGCGCCGTCGCCAAACCGACAACTGGGCGCTGCGCCTGCTCGGCGCCGGCCTGCTCGGCGGCGGCGCGACCCTGGCAGCCGGCGCGGTCAGTCTCAGCGCCCCCGCTGCCTGGCCGGCCTGGCTGATGCTCGCGGCGGGCCTTTACCTGATCGTGCGCCGATAG
- the hisI gene encoding phosphoribosyl-AMP cyclohydrolase translates to MKDWLDEIKWNSDGLVPAIAQDHQTGRVLMMAWMNRESLALTAAEQRAIYWSRSRGKLWRKGEESGHVQKLHEMRLDCDADVIILMVEQLGQIACHTGRESCFYRVYENGQWNTVDPVLKDPDAIYSAGH, encoded by the coding sequence ATGAAAGACTGGCTGGACGAGATCAAGTGGAACAGCGATGGCCTGGTACCGGCGATCGCCCAGGACCACCAGACCGGACGCGTGCTGATGATGGCCTGGATGAACCGCGAATCGCTGGCCTTGACCGCCGCCGAGCAGCGCGCCATCTACTGGTCGCGCTCGCGTGGCAAGCTGTGGCGTAAAGGTGAAGAGTCTGGCCACGTGCAGAAACTGCATGAAATGCGCCTGGACTGCGACGCCGACGTGATCATCCTGATGGTCGAGCAACTGGGCCAGATCGCCTGCCATACCGGCCGCGAAAGCTGCTTCTACCGGGTCTATGAAAATGGCCAGTGGAACACCGTCGACCCGGTCCTGAAAGATCCCGATGCAATTTACAGCGCAGGACACTGA
- the tatB gene encoding Sec-independent protein translocase protein TatB, giving the protein MFGISFSELLLVGLVALVVLGPERLPGAARTAGLWIGRLKRSFNSIKMEVEREIGADDIRRQLHNEHILSMEQEARRILNPLAEPAKPAETPAAASTPAAAAPEQGAAPASGHAATPADASTPASPATPPEPPQTPRVP; this is encoded by the coding sequence ATGTTTGGCATCAGCTTCAGCGAGCTGCTGCTCGTCGGCCTGGTCGCCCTGGTGGTGCTCGGCCCCGAGCGTCTGCCGGGCGCCGCGCGCACTGCGGGGCTGTGGATCGGGCGGCTCAAGCGCAGCTTCAACAGCATCAAGATGGAAGTCGAGCGCGAAATCGGTGCCGACGACATCCGCCGCCAGCTGCACAACGAGCACATCCTGTCGATGGAACAGGAGGCTCGGCGCATCCTCAATCCGCTGGCCGAACCCGCCAAGCCAGCCGAAACGCCGGCCGCCGCCAGCACGCCTGCAGCCGCTGCGCCAGAGCAAGGCGCAGCGCCAGCCAGCGGCCACGCGGCTACTCCAGCCGATGCCAGCACGCCCGCCAGCCCTGCTACCCCTCCTGAGCCACCCCAGACGCCACGAGTCCCATGA
- a CDS encoding methyl-accepting chemotaxis protein, whose amino-acid sequence MGQLQASMRDMTLSLRELIGGIDQGVSQLSSAASQLANASEDTKERINQQREETDQVATAMNQMSATVQEVAQNAEQASQAATTADHQAQLGDEVVAQAVAQIEQLAGQMDHCLRAMHHLAGESLRIGSILDVIKSVSEQTNLLALNAAIEAARAGEAGRGFAVVADEVRGLAQRTQQSTEEIEQLIASLHSGTDEVTGLLDSSKQLTEQSVELSRKAGDALGQITQTVSSIQGMNQQIATASEEQSVVAEQINRSVINVRQVSDQTSAASEQTAASSGELEQLGQQLRGMVGRFNL is encoded by the coding sequence ATGGGCCAGTTGCAGGCGAGCATGCGCGACATGACCCTGAGCTTGCGTGAGCTGATCGGCGGCATCGACCAAGGTGTCAGCCAGTTATCCAGTGCAGCCTCACAACTGGCAAATGCCAGCGAAGACACCAAAGAGCGGATCAACCAACAGCGCGAAGAGACCGACCAGGTGGCCACCGCGATGAACCAGATGAGCGCCACGGTGCAAGAAGTGGCACAAAATGCCGAGCAGGCCTCGCAAGCCGCGACCACCGCCGATCATCAGGCGCAGCTGGGCGATGAAGTGGTGGCCCAGGCGGTCGCGCAGATCGAGCAGTTGGCCGGGCAGATGGATCATTGCCTACGAGCCATGCATCACCTGGCGGGGGAAAGCCTGCGCATCGGCAGCATTCTCGATGTGATCAAGTCGGTGTCAGAGCAGACCAACCTGCTTGCGCTCAATGCCGCCATCGAGGCCGCCCGCGCGGGTGAAGCGGGGCGCGGCTTCGCGGTGGTCGCTGATGAGGTCAGAGGTTTGGCCCAGCGCACCCAGCAATCGACCGAAGAGATCGAGCAACTGATCGCCAGCTTGCACAGTGGCACAGACGAGGTCACCGGCCTGCTCGACAGCAGCAAGCAACTTACCGAACAAAGCGTGGAGCTAAGCCGTAAGGCCGGTGACGCGCTGGGGCAAATCACCCAGACAGTTTCCAGCATCCAGGGCATGAACCAGCAGATTGCCACGGCCAGCGAGGAGCAAAGTGTGGTGGCCGAGCAGATCAATCGCAGCGTGATCAATGTGCGGCAAGTGTCGGATCAGACCAGTGCCGCCAGTGAGCAGACGGCGGCTTCCAGTGGCGAGCTGGAGCAGCTGGGGCAGCAACTGCGCGGGATGGTAGGGCGGTTCAATCTCTAA
- a CDS encoding ubiquinone biosynthesis accessory factor UbiJ has product MLLAGLLASVEHGLNRILRMDSTALPRLAALEGKVIAVDCVQPALQLYILPDEDGLMLAAHWEGEADCTLRAPAGSLVQLALAKDKSAVLHSPQVQLHGDSAVLLDLVAVLQDLELDWEYELSRWLGPVPTAMLAGHVRLRARWTRQGLARFSQNLSEYLAEESRTLVGRREAEAAFSELDTVKIDIERLEARIRRLARSLDTSDNA; this is encoded by the coding sequence ATGCTGTTGGCCGGCCTTCTTGCCAGCGTCGAGCATGGCCTTAACCGCATCCTGCGCATGGACAGCACGGCCCTGCCGCGCCTGGCCGCGCTGGAAGGCAAGGTGATCGCCGTCGACTGCGTGCAGCCGGCCTTGCAGCTGTACATCCTGCCCGACGAAGACGGCCTGATGCTTGCCGCTCACTGGGAAGGCGAAGCCGACTGCACCCTGCGCGCGCCTGCCGGCAGCCTGGTGCAATTGGCCTTGGCCAAGGACAAGAGCGCCGTGCTGCACAGCCCGCAAGTCCAGCTGCATGGCGACAGCGCCGTGCTGCTCGACCTGGTTGCGGTGCTGCAGGACCTGGAGCTGGACTGGGAGTACGAGCTGTCGCGCTGGCTCGGCCCGGTGCCCACGGCCATGCTCGCCGGCCACGTACGGCTACGCGCACGCTGGACCCGCCAGGGCCTGGCGCGGTTCAGCCAGAACCTGTCCGAGTACCTGGCCGAAGAATCCCGTACCCTGGTCGGCCGCCGCGAAGCCGAAGCTGCATTCAGCGAGCTCGACACCGTGAAAATCGACATAGAACGCCTCGAGGCGCGCATCCGCCGCCTTGCCCGATCCCTTGATACCAGCGATAACGCATGA